The DNA window GATCCCTTGAATGAGTGGGAGAGTACTGCAGCCTTTCATCCATATTTCAGTTTACTCTGAAACTTGAATTTTTAATGGGCTGTAACTGGTATCCAAAACATGAATGgaaaaacattcacattttttACATGTTCATCTTTGTTATCCTCTCTCTTCTGGGataaaagagtaaatatatatttctatatGATCGCTATATTTTGGCGttttttatacacataaaagcAATCTTAATCATGTGACTGTTCGAGGTTGACAAACGACACCATGCTCATGTCAAGTGCACTTCAGTacaacttttatttcatttttttgcaaATACACTAGAAATGTTTACAAAAGCACCGTATAAACATCTGTGCAGTGTAAATTGTCAAAACTAAAAATGAATATTACACCGAATTCATTTTGCACCTCACATGACAAGCGGGATTGTCATTTTCAGCAGCAAAACAAATTTTCTTGAAGTGGAAATGTCTGTTGGTCACTTCAGACCATTTGAAGAAATGAATTGAGTTTACACCTGGGAGCaaattaaacaaaagaaaaaggacagTTTAAAGGATGGTATGGCACTACTGCTCATCCCTGAAGGAGGGCTTCATTCATCTAGATATTTTgcttagatttttttttttttttaaactttgctgTCAGTCATCAAGATAATCAGCCTTCCAGAAAaatgaaacagacaaaaaaaacaactccacTCCAGTTTGACGGAAGCAATGCATCGGCTTCAGAAACAAATGTACACAAATCTTTGAAAACACCAGCTAATTCAGTCTCGAGTAAGCTTTACAAAAAGGTTTACTGGgctgaaatgatcaaaagtGTGCTGAACTttacaaaacaattaaaaggaaATGGTTCTACACAGGTGAAACTTGCAAGACGAGACATAAATATTCTGTGGCCCCTCAACACCCACAAATTATTCCAAAACTATCCAGTATTGCTTTTTCTTAAATAATACTGAGATTGGCTCTTAAAGAGCATTGAAATATTTCTCTCGCTCCCACTTTTTGGTGGCGAAAAAGcaatacaacccccccccatgcaACCAACTTCTCACGATGCCTCGGCAGAaaggcacagacacacatccGTTCACGAGACCACTCTGAATACTTCGCATCAGGTTACTGGTGGCACAATTTCTGGCACAAAAGGGGGAAACAAGTAGGAGACAGTTTTGTGGCACAGCTGTTATCACAGATGAGTAAACAAAGCGCTGGGGCAGATCTATGTGGGTTATCTTTGGTCAAGCAGGGATGAGCCAATGGGCATGAACTCTTGGACCCAACGGTGTAGGACTGATGGCTCAGGTACAGTTGAACAAACGGCACAAGCAACCGCCATGTTTGCAGAACATGGAGGTTGTTTGCCTGTACAGTAGGTGATAATAAAAAGGCCTTTAGTGAATTGAttgttagatttttttttgttttaaataaaaaaaggggtGGTTCTACACCAGTGTTCTTAGTCGGGATGAGCCATCTGGTCTTCGAAGCTGTCCAAGTGGCTCTCCCCTTTTCGTATACCTCCATGCTGTTTACATATGTTATTAATAAAACCCTGGCCCGACCACAGCTGCGATATGATCAGATCATCTGCCAACAGATAAATGCAACGGACTTACAAAAGCATGATTATTCATTTTGACAAGTGACAGCGAGAGTCTGGCTTTGTAGCTTGTGCTCAGGTGTGGAGCGTGTTGGCAACTCAGATGTGAACAAAATGATCAACCCTGAAGTTAATTAGGAGCACAATCTGGTAAACACCACATACAGGACATACAATTTATATTGTAGTTATGGTCTTTTTCTTCGTCAGCAGCGATAACAAAATACAAAAGGATATCAAAAGTAGATCCCCCCCGCTTCAGAAAATCAAATAAGACTAAGTGTGAATGTTTGAAGTTCATTCCCAACATCTGTTTTTCCAATACTAGTAAGGACAAGTAATTGAAATGCATTGAACATATGGACCCACTTGCATTGAAATAAccaggacaaaaacaaacaatgaaaattCACAGGTTGCCATTTCCGGGAAAAGTGCAGGGAACTTTGTTGACTACATCACGGTCTTAAATTCACTTCCCATTCACGACACCCACTGCACGAGGAAATGTGCGTCGGACAGAGAAACGAAAACCACGAAACAGAAGACATACAGTGATTCCAGtgatgcattttcttttctttttttgttgtctgAACAGCTCCTTGGCAAATTGAATGTCCACAGAAAAATGCAGTCCTCCCTCCAACCCAGAGATTCCCCACACCTCCCCACAGCGCCCACCAAGGCCTGACAGACAGATCTGTACATACGAACAGGGAAGAAACGACCTGCGGCCTTAAATGGCGACTGTATTAGTAATCCAAATTGTGCTTTTCCTTCAAAGTAACAGTGTAGATGTGCAGGAGTGGTGGAAACCAGAACAACTGTCTTTCACACATCTAGAAGGACTGCTTGCTGGGTGTGGTAAGAGGTATTTCCGGAATTCCCCTTAAAAGATATACAATAGTGACAAGACTACATGAACACACTTACTAAGGCAAAAGTTCTCAAGTCTCCCTTGTAAGTTTTGGGGTGTTATTTTTTTTCAGCGTGATGGAGCCTACAAAGGTGCAGCTTTATGCAGCTAATGTTTTCGATGTAATGTTCTAATTGTTAGCATTTTAATGGGAAATAAAAAGAGGGTTTGTGACCAGTGGTCAAAATTGCAAGTATTCCAGGTGTGTCACACTACACTGTGCCTGCATCCAGAAAAATAGTTGCCTATTGTCCTTCAACCCAGGGCACTGAAGTGTGAGATAAAGGCGCACAAACGCACACTTACTGATGCAGCAGGTGCAGTATGTGTAGGAGGGTGCACCTATTCATTATAGGAAAAACAAGGCAAAAATTAGGAATTGTCTTggctcagattttttttttttttttttttcatatatacACACCAAAGGGACATGTGAGTTCAGGTCATTTTTGTTCCTTTCTTACCACCCCCCTCCCATTTTTACACCCCACGGGACTTGTCGCTCAGTTAAGTCAGCAGTATTTCCGTTTGTTggggattttcctttttttgaaatGCTGTTAAGTTCAAGTTTTCTCCTCACAACACTGATGAGCAGGAACGAGTGAGACGGTGGCGACAGCCATCGCGGTTCGGGCCAATTCAATTCTTTAAGCCACAATAGCTGGCCCAGACTGGTCCGGGGTTCGGAAGTATAGAATGAAATCTTTATCCTGGCTGAACCGCTTCCCTCGACATGTTTATGTCCAACCTAGACTGTCGTTTGGTTATGTTACAGGAGGCGAGTGGCAGGTAAGACAGAGGGGGTGGGGCGCAGTCATGAGTGCTTGGCGAGAAAAGCGGTGTCAGTGTTTACTGGAGCTTGTGttcacccacccccacccttgGGATAATAGAAAAGGCGCCTACTGTGTGTGAAACCCACCCATTGCAATACAACACCCATGTGTTGTTCCCTCAACCCCCTTCCTAAGCCTGGGGAGGCAGAACAATGATCAACACTTCTGGGCCTCCACTGGAGACATGGCAATGTAGGAGCCATTTCTTTTGGGCTGACTGGTTGCTGACTGTGACGGGTCGTCGGGTTTGTCGCTGACCTGAGTGTAGGCCGTTTCATCTTTCGTCGTCTGTCGGAAAAAAAGGATGGTGTCAGTCGCAAAACATGAATTAATATACAACACTGACATTCAATGGGTTTGACTAAAATGTCCACAGTGAACCACAATAATCTAAAATATGCACCCATTCATGAAAACACCAATGCAGCAACGTTAAATTAACCTATTACACAGATGAATTATCTTAAACAAGTGGAAGACATCCCCAAAAAAAAGATGCATAAAATGATAACAGCAAATGAATGGAtaatgaattaaaaacaaaaggagaatAGCAACCAAGGCAAAAAATTAAGACTTACAGTCAAAGAATGAAAAGCTTCAGTAAAATCAATACGTTTTACTTCGCTCTAAaacagaaaaggggaaaaaggggGTTACAGAAAATTAAACTTAGAACATGGTTAATACATTTCAAATTGCAATTAAGcatgttttaaatattcattCAATGTGGAGTTAGAGGCCTGTGCTTTGTGACTTTCTTGGAAAGATGGACAAGAACAGTAATAACAGACAAGATCCTCTCATCTGGCTCTATAACAATGACATATAACGTCTAAAATGCAAATAGTCCCGTCAAACTCTGCCTGCTGCCAGTGCAATAACTGAACTCTAATGATCTGTAAGGTGAGGCCAGGGCTCGGAGCAACAACCTCGCACTGTCAGAGATAAGGAGTCAACATTTGTGGGACATCATTGTCGGGGCTATTCCAGGTCAGTGCACCTGCTGTTGGAAACCAGCTACATCGATGCTACGTTTCCCAATACGAGGCCAGTTGTTAGGAAAGCAAGAAACACACCACTTGTCCCATAATTGTGGAAAAACTGCTCATGCCGACTTAGACTTTGACAAGAATCATGCAGTGTGTTAGTTTACATGCGCGTAGTTTGAGGTTAAACCTGCAGCCACCCAGGAAACATGCTTAAAATCATTTGACACACATTTCAGCATCAACTGTGGAATATATTATGATCTATATTAAGTATCGGCTGTACTACAGTCTGTTTCACCTATTCTGTGGACTAATGTCAGTGGGTTGCTCACACTTCAGTGGTTTAATACAAGACTCCAGGGCAATTCCTACCTTCTTCTGGCGGTTTCGGCAGAACAAGACCACaagcaccagcagcaggatgatgcCCATGCCCACAATTAGCAAGGGGAAGTTTGACACGAGGGTAACAATGAGGAGCAGCGTCCTCATCTGGGAGGCTGAATCGTCATCGATGGTGGCCGTCTACAGTTAAGAGACAATTATCAATCATTTGCACCTCTTTTgtgcattttattcattttcttttagtAACATACAGCAGCTGGTAAATCAGCATGGGAAACATCTTGCATAAAAATACAAAGatgacctgacctttgaccttatcTTTGCAATCTATATGAAGCCAGTCTTACAGTTGACACATAGTTTAGCCAGTTTGACCAGATCTCTTCAAAAATATCAAATTTCCTTCGTAGTTTGAATGCAATTCTTTCCATatagtttattttaaattatatcaatctgctcatttattttgtgtctCTTTGAACGCGTGAGCCTTTCGGGCCGTGCTGGGTGGAATCCTCACCTCATTGACGAACATGATGGGGAAGATGGTCTCATTGAGGAACCTGGTGGAGCTGCAAGTGTGGAGGACAGACAATGGCAGGTCAGAAAGGACATTTGTCTCACATGTGTTTAAAAAGGGAAATGGTGCAATACCAGAAGTGGGTCAGAGTTTAGCAGAGTTTAACTTACGGGAAGCCTTGGACTCTTTTCAGGATGATATTGAGCTGAGCTCTCTTGCAGGCACGAATGGGAACACCACTGGTCtaaatggaaaaaacaagaCAGGGGATTTATTAATTTGCACATATTCATCACAATGTTTTGTTCATTTAATGTTTAGTCTTTGCTatatttcctcttcttccttttaGCAGGAAGATggtcaaacaaaaacaatgtgaaTGGTTTTTCTTGTGAAAAACAATCACAGCAACTTCTCATTTAGATAAGGACAGTCTCAGATTTATAATCTCTAGGGATTATAAATAATAGCCGTACCGGTTGGAGGTCAAGGTACGTCTCATGTTCATCCTTGTTGGGACTGAGCCCATCAATGGCGTTGATGTACATTGGATCTGCTTGATAAAAGTGGGGGAATGACACCACGATGGGagcaccttaaaaaaaaaaaaaagataagaaaATGATGAGTCGGTGACCtgacatttctaaaaaaaaaaaaaaaacaacaaaaaaaacaaacagacaaaataGACAAAAACCCCCCCGAGAGATAAGATAGTGAAATTATCTCTGGAGGTTTTTGCAGACTTTTGAGTCAATACGGTGGGTAAATTTGGAGCAGATAGCGCAGAACATTGTGTGATTAAGGCCGTACTTTCAACACTTTTGGAGCTCAATCATCAAACCTGGCTCAGTTGAATAATGTGATAGTTTTTTAAACTGATTGTACATTCATACATGTGGTACCACTTCTACATCAGTGAAAATTCTCCATCAAGGTCCACATCAAGTCAAGCCACATGAGAATCTTGCCTTAAAAGACATTGCAGTTCCTCAAACTCACAACTAAGGAAATCAATGAAGTATTTTTACattaaactgctgctgcagatattTTGAGACAAATGATTTAGCAGTTGCAACATTTCTTTAATGATTTTCTGGTTCTCTCACTAAAAAGCAGTGTCCTAGACAATCCCAAAAGTTATCAAGCGGAAATTACtctatactgtatataaaacaTGTATTTCCCAACTACAATATCTGTAAAAATAGTATACCGGTCATAACGGTAGCATATCTTCCAGTAATCCTCTATTCTCCTGAGTCAGAATACTGATAGTTGTATCAGAGCAATCACTCCCCACTCAATGACCACCATAATCAGTAAATCATTGACCAGCGTATTGAGTAAAAGCCTGTATGCTTAAACAGTGGGAATGCCAGATACAAAGCTCAGCATGTCTGCTTGCTGTCAGGAATTATTTGGAGGGGTGACGGCACAGGAacagggttgggttgggggttgggggggcttGGCAGTGATTTACCTTCTCGACAAACGCTGACTTTGAGCACCCCGGTGCCGAGACAATCTCCAGCTGGCACGCAGAAACCCTCATTAGTGGGGTTTTCTTTGGGACTCATGAGGACATCACTAGGGGGTGCAAATCGGTACGCCTGAATGCCTTTCACCTCTACGTCTTCCACATAGGCAAGATGGATTGACCTGAGATgacagaaggagcagaaaataGCCGTTACGTGCCATACTTTGCACAATATCGTGGGAGATGACCAGTGCGTAAGTGCTTAATCATCCTAATCTGCAAAAATGTCACAACTTCCAGCAAACTAGACAATAGCCAGAAGTTCTGGGTGGGAACCTGCCTGACCTGGCTTCCAAAAGTTTTATTACCACAGAAGCAGTTCCTGCCTACCTGCAGAGATCAGCGGCGAAGATGTAGAGCAACTCATTTCTGTTTATCAAAGGGTGGAAGACGGCTCCGTCCGTACCATTGATCATGTTGCTCTGATTGGAGGACCACCAGTTCATCTTCCTGTGGACAAAAGAGTCTATATCAGAACCTCAACCATTTCAAATTCAGCAAATCCATTTACTTTTGACATTAGAAGTGTAAAAAGGAAAGTCCTTGAGACGGTAAACTAGATGCCAACTAATAAATTGAATGGGTGGTGGTTTTCTATGAAACTAATTTCAGGCAGGAAATGGAAGGTTTTTCTTTTGACAACACAATGTCTTGAGAATCGTTACCTCATGCCGTTCCAAGTGTCGATTTTTCCGTAATCCAGATAATTTTCCACGCCAGTGTGAAACACAAACTCCCCTTCGTGCGTTCCATTTTTCTGGCAAAAGGTAAAAAAGTTAGTGAGAAACGTTCCCCAGCAATATCAAAAGATCAAATTACTAAGTTCATTGCACCTGCTGACTAATaacatttgggaaaaaaaaaaaggagtcaGGACATGAGCTAT is part of the Takifugu rubripes chromosome 21, fTakRub1.2, whole genome shotgun sequence genome and encodes:
- the scarb2a gene encoding lysosome membrane protein 2a isoform X2, giving the protein MTRRSCAIYATGIVSAHLLIVGIALVVAQVFQTMIHERLKKEFTLTEASQVFESWKNPPPPVYMEYYFFNVTNPKEFLAGGKAAVQQIGPYTYREYRPRENISFLENGTKIYALNPKSFVFVPEKSVGNPEVDIVRTVNIPFVAVMNELSSYSFFLRTGISMYIKSLGVDLFLTRTVHEVLWGFKDPLLTKLHTMRSEVDEYFGLMWKKNGTHEGEFVFHTGVENYLDYGKIDTWNGMRKMNWWSSNQSNMINGTDGAVFHPLINRNELLYIFAADLCRSIHLAYVEDVEVKGIQAYRFAPPSDVLMSPKENPTNEGFCVPAGDCLGTGVLKVSVCREGAPIVVSFPHFYQADPMYINAIDGLSPNKDEHETYLDLQPTSGVPIRACKRAQLNIILKRVQGFPSTRFLNETIFPIMFVNETATIDDDSASQMRTLLLIVTLVSNFPLLIVGMGIILLLVLVVLFCRNRQKKTTKDETAYTQVSDKPDDPSQSATSQPKRNGSYIAMSPVEAQKC
- the scarb2a gene encoding lysosome membrane protein 2a isoform X1, which codes for MTRRSCAIYATGIVSAHLLIVGIALVVAQVFQTMIHERLKKEFTLTEASQVFESWKNPPPPVYMEYYFFNVTNPKEFLAGGKAAVQQIGPYTYREYRPRENISFLENGTKIYALNPKSFVFVPEKSVGNPEVDIVRTVNIPFVAVMNELSSYSFFLRTGISMYIKSLGVDLFLTRTVHEVLWGFKDPLLTKLHTMRSEVDEYFGLMWKKNGTHEGEFVFHTGVENYLDYGKIDTWNGMRKMNWWSSNQSNMINGTDGAVFHPLINRNELLYIFAADLCRSIHLAYVEDVEVKGIQAYRFAPPSDVLMSPKENPTNEGFCVPAGDCLGTGVLKVSVCREGAPIVVSFPHFYQADPMYINAIDGLSPNKDEHETYLDLQPTSGVPIRACKRAQLNIILKRVQGFPSTRFLNETIFPIMFVNETATIDDDSASQMRTLLLIVTLVSNFPLLIVGMGIILLLVLVVLFCRNRQKKSEVKRIDFTEAFHSLTTTKDETAYTQVSDKPDDPSQSATSQPKRNGSYIAMSPVEAQKC